CCTCGACGAACTCCGCGACGACAAAACGGCAAACCTCGTCAGACCAGCCATGCCCGGCGCCATCGAAGGTGACCGAGAGAAACCGCCCTCCGTTGTCGAAGGCCGCTTCGGAAAAGCTCTCGAACTCACCGGCGACAGCTGGGTCGAGCTAAAAAATGAAGCCTACCACTTCGAACGCAACCAGCCGTTTTCGCTCAGCATCTGGTTCAAGATCGTCGGCGATAGCGCCGTAGGGCCTCTGGTGGGTAAAAGCGGTGGTTACTTCAACGGTAACCGCGGCTATGTCACTATGCTCAACGAAGACCGCACGCTGTCGGCCAGCCTGAACCACGTCTTCCCCGATCACTCCATCGAGGTCAAGACCCGCCTGCCCGTGCCCGCCGGCGACTGGGTGCACTACGCCCTCACCTACGACGGATCCAGCCGCGCCGCCGGCATTCGCCTCTACCTCAACGGCGAGGCGATGCCGACGGATGTGGTGGTGGATAATCTCCACAAGAGCATCAAGTACACCTACAACCACTACAAAAACGAACGGGAGAACTGGGGCGGCGCCGGCGAATTACGGATCGGGATGATCGACGCCAACCAGACCCGTCTCGAAGGGGTTGCGTTTGATGAATGGCAGATCTTCGCGGGCCGGCTTACCCTCCCGGAAATCCGCGAACTGTACGGCGCTGCGGGGGCACTCGGCGCTCTGGCCGCGATGCCGGCGGCATCCCGGACGTCTGACGAACGCACCGCCCTCCGCACCTATTATCTCGAACGCCACGAACCCCGCTACCAGCGCGCCATCGCTGCCGTCGAGACCCTCCGCGGCGATGAAAACGAGATCATGACCGACCAGAACGAGGTGATGATCATGCGCGACCTGGCCGAGCCCCGGCCCACCTTTATCCTCAACCGCGGCATGTACGACGCGCCAACCGAACAGGTCTGGCCCGGCACACTCGCCGCCCTGCCTCCCCTCCCCGCCGACGCCCCGAAAAACCGCCTCGGCCTCGCGCAGTGGCTGACCTCGCCGGAGCACCCGCTGCTCGCCCGCGTCACGGTCAACCGCTTCTGGCAACAATACTTCGGGCGCGGCATCGTGGTCACGCCGGATGATTTCGGGAGCCAGGGCGAATTGCCTACCCATCCCGAATTGCTGGACTGGCTGGCCGTCACCTTCCGCGAGTCCGGGTGGGATGTAAAGGCCTTCCAGAGGCTGATC
This genomic window from Rhodothermales bacterium contains:
- a CDS encoding DUF1553 domain-containing protein; this encodes LDELRDDKTANLVRPAMPGAIEGDREKPPSVVEGRFGKALELTGDSWVELKNEAYHFERNQPFSLSIWFKIVGDSAVGPLVGKSGGYFNGNRGYVTMLNEDRTLSASLNHVFPDHSIEVKTRLPVPAGDWVHYALTYDGSSRAAGIRLYLNGEAMPTDVVVDNLHKSIKYTYNHYKNERENWGGAGELRIGMIDANQTRLEGVAFDEWQIFAGRLTLPEIRELYGAAGALGALAAMPAASRTSDERTALRTYYLERHEPRYQRAIAAVETLRGDENEIMTDQNEVMIMRDLAEPRPTFILNRGMYDAPTEQVWPGTLAALPPLPADAPKNRLGLAQWLTSPEHPLLARVTVNRFWQQYFGRGIVVTPDDFGSQGELPTHPELLDWLAVTFRESGWDVKAFQRLIVTSATYRQSSVAGPELQERDPANELLARGPSYRMSAEMIRDNALAVSGLLVQTVGGPSVHPYQPEGLWEELATRNETTYKQDTGDKLYRRGMYTVWKRSTPPPSMISFDAAERSFCTVTRQKTSTPLQALVLMNDPQYVEAARMLAERMMKEGGSTPEEQIVFAFRLLTSRRPEPAEQVMLADLLEAERATFSAAPADARDLLAIGEHPRDVNLPAPEVAARTLLASTLMNYDEAFMKR